The following proteins are co-located in the Vanessa cardui chromosome 15, ilVanCard2.1, whole genome shotgun sequence genome:
- the LOC124535930 gene encoding cuticle protein 16.5-like produces the protein MKRSTRLPNVSFINVYIIFSCSLRLQIVVCALVACASAANTKREKRGFLSGLHPIDSLSYGGLYGGIYGSNYGYGGYSAPAIGYAAPAISYAAPLISHAAPIISHAEPVISHVAPVINHATPLISYAAPAISLAAPVISHAAPVISHATPVISHAAPAISHAAPAAKVVTVNKVVNSKRVVDVPEVVKVRKVVSEPQVVSVNKVVAAPSYSLYSSGLSGLGYGSGYDALYGYGSGYGYGSVYGSAYSNGWW, from the coding sequence ATGAAACGAAGTACTCGTTTACCCAATGTGTCGTTTatcaatgtatatattatattttcatgctCTTTACGATTACAGATCGTTGTCTGCGCTCTCGTAGCCTGCGCTTCCGCTGCTAACACGAAGCGTGAGAAGCGAGGCTTCCTCAGCGGTCTTCACCCCATTGATAGTCTTTCTTACGGAGGCTTGTACGGTGGCATTTATGGTAGTAACTATGGTTATGGCGGTTACTCTGCACCCGCCATCGGCTATGCAGCACCTGCGATAAGTTACGCAGCACCTTTGATAAGCCACGCAGCTCCCATAATCAGCCACGCAGAACCTGTGATCAGCCACGTTGCACCTGTGATCAACCACGCAACCCCTCTGATCAGCTACGCTGCACCTGCGATCAGCTTAGCAGCGCCTGTAATTAGCCACGCAGCACCCGTCATCAGCCACGCAACACCTGTAATTAGCCACGCAGCACCTGCGATCAGTCACGCCGCTCCCGCTGCCAAAGTCGTGACCGTCAACAAAGTAGTCAACTCTAAGCGCGTCGTCGACGTCCCAGAAGTCGTGAAGGTGCGCAAAGTGGTGTCCGAGCCGCAAGTGGTGTCCGTCAACAAGGTGGTGGCCGCTCCCAGCTACAGCCTTTACAGCAGCGGACTGTCCGGCCTTGGTTACGGATCCGGTTACGACGCCTTGTACGGTTACGGTTCCGGCTACGGATATGGATCCGTTTACGGTTCTGCTTACTCCAACGGTTGGTGGTGA
- the LOC124535929 gene encoding fibroin heavy chain-like, whose amino-acid sequence MKAFIVVCALVACVAAEGEKREKRGFLSGLHSYSGGIGGGYHGGYSSGISSGYHGGYSSGISGGYGGYGGYSGYSGYSAPAAKVVTVNKVVNTQRVVEVPQVVNVRKVVSVPQVVSVKKVVAAPSYSSYSSGLSGYGYGSGYSSGHGYGSGYGSGYSSGYGSGYGSGYGSGYGSGYSSGWWIVICALVACASAGSEKREKRGFLNGLHSFDSLPYGGSYGGIYGSNYGYGGYSGYSAPIISHAAPAISYAAPVISHVAPAISYAAPALGYAAPALGYSAPAIGYAAPAAKVVTVNKVVNAQRVVDVPQVVKVRKVVSEPQVVSVNKVVAAPSYSLYSSGLSGLGYGSGYDALHGYGYGYGSGYGYGSGYAASNLW is encoded by the exons ATGAAAGCCTTC ATCGTTGTGTGCGCCCTCGTGGCCTGCGTCGCCGCCGAAGGTGAGAAGCGCGAGAAGCGCGGCTTCCTCAGCGGCCTGCACTCGTACAGCGGCGGCATCGGCGGCGGCTACCACGGAGGCTACAGCAGTGGCATCAGCAGCGGCTACCACGGCGGCTACAGCAGCGGCATCAGCGGCGGCTACGGAGGCTACGGAGGATACAGCGGCTACTCGGGCTACTCCGCGCCCGCCGCCAAGGTCGTCACCGTCAACAAAGTGGTCAACACGCAGCGCGTCGTCGAAGTCCCGCAAGTCGTGAATGTGCGCAAAGTGGTGTCCGTGCCGCAAGTGGTGTCCGTTAAAAAGGTGGTGGCCGCTCCCAGCTACAGCTCTTACAGCAGCGGATTGTCCGGTTATGGCTACGGATCTGGATACAGTTCCGGACACGGCTATGGCTCCGGATACGGCTCCGGTTACAGCTCCGGTTACGGCTCCGGTTACGGTTCCGGCTACGGCTCCGGCTACGGATCGGGCTACTCAAGCGGATGGTGG ATCGTTATCTGCGCTCTCGTGGCCTGCGCGTCAGCCGGCAGTGAGAAGCGTGAGAAGCGAGGCTTCCTCAACGGTCTTCACTCCTTTGACAGTCTTCCTTACGGAGGCTCTTACGGTGGTATCTATGGCAGCAACTACGGCTATGGCGGCTACTCGGGTTACTCTGCACCCATCATCAGCCACGCAGCACCCGCGATCAGCTACGCAGCACCCGTAATCAGCCACGTTGCACCTGCAATCAGCTACGCTGCACCCGCGCTCGGCTACGCTGCACCCGCGCTCGGCTACTCGGCGCCTGCTATCGGCtacgccgcgcccgccgccaaAGTCGTGACCGTCAACAAAGTGGTCAACGCGCAGCGCGTCGTCGACGTCCCGCAGGTCGTGAAGGTGCGCAAGGTGGTGTCCGAGCCGCAAGTGGTGTCCGTCAACAAGGTGGTGGCCGCTCCCAGCTACAGCCTTTACAGCAGCGGACTGTCCGGCCTTGGTTACGGATCCGGTTACGACGCCCTGCACGGTTACGGTTACGGATACGGTTCCGGTTACGGATACGGATCCGGTTACGCTGCTAGCAATTTgtggtga